The following are encoded together in the Triticum dicoccoides isolate Atlit2015 ecotype Zavitan chromosome 6B, WEW_v2.0, whole genome shotgun sequence genome:
- the LOC119322304 gene encoding wall-associated receptor kinase 3-like, whose product MTVLIFSSWKSIIIGVASGTGLVLLALIAFLVFNKFKRRRAQMLEGKYFKRNRGQLLRQLASQRADVSEKMIMTLQELEKATNNFDHGHEIGSGGHGTVYKGILSDLHVVAIKKPKVVSQREIDEFINEAAILSQINHKNVVKLYGCCFDTEVPLLVYEFVSNGTLRDHLHVEGPISLSWDDRLRIATETARSLAYLHSVTLIPIIHGDIKPANILLDDTLTTKIADFGASRYIPLDKSGLTTMVQGTLGYLDPVYLHTGRLTAKSDVYSFGAMLIELMTRKKPFDYMASEDNILVEHFATLFAEGNLSLILDPQVMNEGGSLIEEIAGIAVACVKLRRRERPTMREVELRLQVAQSSKGFKGNVNTVVDSPLHRDERIKEGLTSRQYSMEEEYMLSARYPR is encoded by the coding sequence ATGACAGTGCTTATCTTTTCCAGCTGGAAGAGCATCATTATTGGAGTTGCTTCTGGGACGGGCCTTGTACTTTTGGCTCTCATTGCATTCCTTGTTTTCAACAAATTTAAGCGTCGGAGGGCCCAAATGTTGGAAGGGAAGTACTTCAAGCGAAACCGTGGACAATTGCTGCGACAATTGGCATCTCAAAGAGCTGATGTTTCAGAGAAAATGATCATGACCTTGCAAGAGCTAGAGAAGGCAACAAACAATTTTGATCATGGTCATGAAATTGGTAGTGGTGGGCATGGCACCGTGTATAAAGGGATTTTGTCAGACCTCCATGTTGTAGCTATTAAAAAACCAAAGGTGGTATCTCAAAGGGAGATTGATGAGTTTATTAACGAGGCTGCTATCCTATCACAAATTAACCACAAGAATGTGGTCAAACTATATGGTTGTTGCTTTGACACGGAAGTCCCACTATTAGTATACGAGTTCGTATCCAATGGAACTCTTCGTGATCATCTTCATGTTGAAGGACCGATATCATTATCATGGGATGACAGACTACGAATAGCAACAGAAACGGCCAGATCTCTAGCCTATCTTCACTCAGTAACTCTAATACCAATCATCCATGGAGATATCAAGCCTGCTAACATACTTCTGGATGATACCCTAACAACAAAGATAGCAGACTTTGGAGCTTCAAGATACATTCCATTGGACAAATCAGGGCTAACAACAATGGTGCAAGGCACACTAGGATATCTAGATCCAGTGTATTTGCACACAGGGCGCCTCACAGCAAAAAGTGATGTTTATAGCTTTGGTGCTATGCTTATAGAACTGATGACCAGAAAGAAGCCATTTGACTATATGGCTAGCGAAGACAATATCCTTGTGGAACATTTTGCTACCTTATTTGCAGAAGGCAATTTGTCACTAATATTAGATCCACAAGTTATGAATGAGGGTGGTAGCCTAATTGAAGAAATCGCTGGAATTGCAGTAGCATGTGTAAAATTAAGGAGGAGGGAACGACCAACCATGAGAGAAGTGGAATTGAGATTGCAAGTCGCTCAATCATCGAAGGGATTTAAGGGGAATGTTAATACTGTAGTAGATTCTCCGTTACATAGAGATGAAAGAATCAAAGAGGGCTTGACTAGCAGACAATATAGTATGGAAGAAGAGTATATGTTATCTGCAAGATATCCACGGTAG